The Oenanthe melanoleuca isolate GR-GAL-2019-014 chromosome 1, OMel1.0, whole genome shotgun sequence genome segment gaaaggaaGTACCAGATAATTACTGCAGttggagaaacaaaaataaccttAGCATTGGAGAAGGAGATATTATTAAACAGTCTTAAATACACAACCACTGAAGCCAGCtcaaaaacttaattttcacTTCACATTAAATCAAAAGCATCATTTCTCTCCCACCTTCACCTCACAGCTCAgaataaaaccaagaaaactgCTAAGTTTCTATTACGCAAAGGGTTCAAGAAGTTTAGTTTTCCTAAATCTAATTGaagcagataaaagaaaaaaaaatttaaaacaaaccttCATGCCTTGATTTAAGACTCACAAGCTTTTCTGACAGctgttccagaaaaaaatcttaaaatatctAATATGCAAGAATCCAACACTTCAGTATCTGACCAAAAATACTTTCATACTTTAAATCAGTCATCCTGAATTAACAGTGACCTTCCAGATAAACCCCTGAATGGTTATTTAAAGTTTCAGTtccacactttttaaaaaaagcagccacagaaaaaactccaaaacaacaaaacacagaagaCTCAGAATTGGATGTTTGAATATGGGCTTAAGAGACTGGGAAGCAAAGGATACATCAGGATGTTCTTACCTCACATTCTTGTTCTCTTGCTGAACAGGATTCACTGTCTCCCTCAGTGTCAGTCTCCGAATCCTCTCCCAAACTTATCACATAGTTATAGGGACACTGTTCTTGTTGTGGTCCCTGAGCATAATCTCCACTGTTCACTTCAGAGGTGTTGGAGCATCCTTCAGCACTAAGGTTGCTTATAAAGGGGCAGTTGACAGAATTCAGTGTTGTAAAAGTTCGCTGAGGGCATGGTTCAGGGCTTTCACTGATCCTGATCCCCAGCCACGGACACtctgattttttccctgaataCACTGGCTCCAAGTACTCTTTAGAAACTGCAGGTGGCAGATGTACTTGACAGGAATCTGTGCTGTGAATATCACTCCAGAACCCCTGTGCCAGCTGTTCTGCTATCTCTCTCTCCACACTGCTTCGATCTCCAGCTGAAGTGATGTTAGTGGCTTCCCTAATGCACAAATCCACCTTTGGAGATGGGTTACCTTGACTTTCAATTTTGTCAGTTCCAGCTCCAGTACTAGACACAGTCTTTTCTGCTAAGACTGTATTGTTTTGCATACTACTGAAATTCAAGTTACCATATTGCTCACAACTATGTAAAACTGACACAGAATTGAGTCCATGAGGTGCAGCAGAGTTTTGGGGGAAAGCAGCAAGATCCATTTTCTCCACAGAACATGACACATTCCGAGTCACAGAATCTTTCtttgtctcttcttttttctggatgccttcttccccttcttccaTTTCTACCTGAGTCTCTTCACAGTTTGAGATCAGCTGCATAGGCACACACTCCTGAGCTTTTTGTATGCCATCGTTATCAGATGTTTCCTTCTCAAGAGAAGTTGAAAATGGTGGCACCTGAACATCTTTAACACTGGAATTAGACTCCGAAGTATGAACTTTGTCATTTCCAAAAGCTTTCTGGAATTTTCTATACTTTGGGCATTGGGAAGATAAGCTGGAAGCACTAGCCCTTTCTAAATGTACAGGATCACAGTTTTGATTCGCATTATCCTGAAAAGCAGGTGATGATTTagtattttcttcatctttacAGGGCTTTGTGTCAGGAATTTGACTATATTCCTTTTCTAGGAGTGCTTCTACTTCACAATTTATTTCTAGGTCTCCATCATCCGCATTCCCAGTTTTAGGGTTTGCTTTCTGACAATGCTGCGTGCAACATTTCTTCCTAGGACATTCCTGCTGATCCAATTTAAAGTccaaaaatctgaatttgagAAACTGAAAGCAGGACTCTTCAATGTTGCGTACACCCAAAAATTCTGCACATTTGCAAACTTCAGACACATtgtctttatttaaaacaagTTTTGCAGTATATGCAAACTGAAGCAAAGGACTAAATCCTTTAAGTGTTACCTAttacaaaaacagaaaaacaaacagtaataTGGTCAAGTTGGATTTAAGCAGAGAAATACACTAATTCACCTGTCCTGCCAGCAAGAGTACAGGACAAAAGCAGCAGACTTGTTCTGTTGTGAAAACTTGGTCAAACTCAttctgaaacaatttttctgataattttatCATGCACATTTTGTGACAGTTTTCTTCACTGTGATCAATCTCTTAATAAAATGTTCTGGCAGTGCAGTACTAGAAGTGAAAAATACTGCTGTATGCTGAAAACCAGTAACTAGATTCCAGCCTCACAAAGATATTTCAAAGCAAGTTGTATATTAATTACTCTAGAATATGCTGCTGGTATTCAACTGCAGATTTTGTTAATCACTTAGTCTTATGCACCCCTGAtgtaaaaaaattgaaaacatggAGTTTGACTGCATATTATTTACTACTACAGCCACCTactcctttcttcctcccacAGATTTGAAGAAATGCACTCAAAAACTGTACACCAAACAGAATTCTCAGTTTAAAGCTCCTTTCGAGCAAGTGATTTTAATTGAACTGAATTTATGTCTTTGCAACAGTTGCCTATCAGGGAATCCAGAGATACACAAAAACTGCATCATTAGAAACTGCACAAGATCTTTTACATGTGAAAAAATGTCTAAGGAATCAAGTAGAAAGCCACAAACAAATCCCACAAACACATTACCAACTACATGACACTTCCTTTAgccttttctctgaaaatgaCGAATA includes the following:
- the BACH1 gene encoding transcription regulator protein BACH1, with translation MSLSENNSVVFAYESSVHSTNVLLSLDDQRKRDILCDVTILVEDQRFRAHKAVLAACSSYFLSRIVGQVDADLIITLPEEVTLKGFSPLLQFAYTAKLVLNKDNVSEVCKCAEFLGVRNIEESCFQFLKFRFLDFKLDQQECPRKKCCTQHCQKANPKTGNADDGDLEINCEVEALLEKEYSQIPDTKPCKDEENTKSSPAFQDNANQNCDPVHLERASASSLSSQCPKYRKFQKAFGNDKVHTSESNSSVKDVQVPPFSTSLEKETSDNDGIQKAQECVPMQLISNCEETQVEMEEGEEGIQKKEETKKDSVTRNVSCSVEKMDLAAFPQNSAAPHGLNSVSVLHSCEQYGNLNFSSMQNNTVLAEKTVSSTGAGTDKIESQGNPSPKVDLCIREATNITSAGDRSSVEREIAEQLAQGFWSDIHSTDSCQVHLPPAVSKEYLEPVYSGKKSECPWLGIRISESPEPCPQRTFTTLNSVNCPFISNLSAEGCSNTSEVNSGDYAQGPQQEQCPYNYVISLGEDSETDTEGDSESCSAREQECEVKLPFNAQRIISLSRNDFQSFLKMHKLTPEQLDCIHDIRRRSKNRIAAQRCRKRKLDCIQNLESEIEKLQNEKENLLKERNHILSTLGETKQNLTGLCQQVCKEAALSQEQIQILAKYSSSDCPLSFLFPKREQTAPSDSELVVPASVESANGLSGVTPTAEQSACYQCVKSACEAAYDQVQELHPGPARAAEQTSLVEPCGQGSGITDFCQQMTDKCTTDE